One segment of Arthrobacter sp. MMS18-M83 DNA contains the following:
- a CDS encoding IS3 family transposase (programmed frameshift), with product MARRHTPEQVIAKVRQGQKMLNDGRPMVEVIKELQITEATWYRWLNQYGSEKNAEASRRTRELEKENARLKRLLAEKELAIDILNEVAKGKFLSPEPRRRAVRMAVEKFGASERLACRILGQNRSVFRKKKPDMGFQEAQLRADLRAVAVKHPAWGWRKARWHLLAQPAWDGVALNRKRVRRLWRDEGLACKPRARKRRRTGPGAGEQKRLTAQYPMHVVSFDFQSDVTSCGRHIRFFNVIDEYTRTALAVIPRRSFKASDVVAVLEDIIAETGTAPTYVRCDNGPEFTAAALIDWCNTAGVDTAFIDPGSPWQNGFIESFNAQFRREQLTGEIMDTMAEARYLAEEWKAIYNHERPHGSLDGMTPKRYWENWTQKNQLAIA from the exons ATGGCACGCAGACACACCCCCGAGCAGGTCATCGCGAAGGTCCGGCAGGGGCAGAAAATGCTCAACGACGGACGCCCGATGGTCGAAGTCATCAAGGAACTCCAGATCACCGAGGCGACCTGGTACCGGTGGCTGAACCAGTACGGTTCCGAGAAGAACGCCGAGGCATCCAGGCGGACCAGGGAACTGGAGAAGGAGAACGCCCGGCTCAAGCGGCTGCTGGCTGAGAAGGAACTGGCCATCGACATCCTGAACGAGGTCGCGAAGGGAAAAT TTCTGAGCCCCGAACCGCGCCGCCGTGCCGTGCGCATGGCAGTGGAGAAGTTCGGGGCGTCCGAGCGCCTTGCCTGCAGAATTCTGGGCCAGAACCGGTCCGTGTTCCGCAAGAAGAAACCCGACATGGGATTCCAGGAGGCCCAGTTGCGGGCGGACCTGAGGGCCGTGGCCGTGAAGCATCCCGCGTGGGGCTGGCGGAAGGCCCGCTGGCACCTCCTGGCCCAGCCTGCATGGGACGGGGTGGCGCTGAACAGGAAGCGGGTCCGCCGACTCTGGCGTGACGAAGGCCTGGCCTGTAAACCCAGGGCACGGAAGAGGCGCAGGACCGGGCCCGGCGCCGGGGAACAGAAGCGCCTCACCGCCCAGTATCCGATGCACGTGGTCAGCTTCGACTTCCAGTCCGACGTGACCTCCTGCGGCCGGCACATACGGTTCTTCAATGTCATCGACGAATACACCCGCACCGCCCTGGCAGTCATTCCGCGCCGGTCCTTCAAGGCCTCCGACGTGGTCGCCGTGCTGGAGGACATCATCGCCGAGACCGGCACCGCACCGACCTACGTCCGCTGCGACAACGGACCTGAATTCACCGCCGCGGCACTGATTGACTGGTGCAACACCGCCGGGGTCGATACCGCGTTCATCGACCCCGGATCACCCTGGCAGAACGGCTTCATCGAATCCTTCAACGCCCAATTCAGAAGGGAACAACTCACAGGAGAAATCATGGACACCATGGCCGAGGCAAGGTATTTGGCCGAGGAATGGAAAGCTATCTACAATCATGAACGGCCCCACGGATCCCTGGACGGCATGACGCCGAAACGCTACTGGGAGAACTGGACGCAGAAAAATCAACTAGCTATCGCATAG
- a CDS encoding SIR2 family protein, with amino-acid sequence MSARKIVIYAGAGISLSPPTSLPTGAALAKELHTRLKAAFPVLDAVDPGDLLAVADKVAALPGGESALRQSSAIAANFKSAKPGYAHRILAHLMLEGAIDVLTTNWDNCIERGAGEERLPTVTSSRDLVDITPPSVLKIHGCASQPSTLLVTSGHLADPPPWVREQTHARLGNAVVVFIGIGDVAGYVKRRIEEAIHEVESVDNIRVVTPTIQSGWETSQWRTVAPNLGEDYKIPATADVFMEQFASAYIMAQLSEHSTGLSSDEGLKADLDRATEGLLESDSLTVLKWAREVDIDPRAGEPVLKSPELAKVLIALGRLAGNSARLSQNQVLNSAQGPIELLVATRTVPVRRLVQAAEYRLHAHDNQGQPHPRFVVAGGVGPIPKPRSLPNNIMGESDERDIVDGPLTLAPDITHADDVIAA; translated from the coding sequence ATGTCTGCCAGGAAGATAGTGATCTACGCCGGCGCGGGCATCAGCCTGTCCCCGCCAACCAGCCTCCCGACGGGCGCCGCTCTTGCAAAAGAACTGCACACCCGGCTTAAGGCGGCCTTCCCGGTTCTCGACGCCGTTGACCCCGGGGATCTTCTTGCCGTTGCGGATAAGGTTGCGGCGCTTCCCGGCGGCGAAAGCGCTTTGCGTCAATCATCTGCCATAGCGGCAAACTTCAAGTCAGCTAAGCCCGGCTATGCTCACCGTATCTTGGCTCATCTAATGCTCGAAGGGGCCATTGACGTCCTCACGACGAATTGGGACAACTGCATAGAGCGGGGAGCTGGAGAGGAGCGCCTGCCGACAGTCACCAGCAGCCGTGACCTAGTGGATATCACACCACCCTCGGTTCTCAAGATTCACGGCTGTGCGTCACAGCCGAGTACCTTGCTGGTGACGAGCGGCCATCTAGCAGACCCACCTCCTTGGGTCCGGGAACAGACGCACGCACGGCTCGGCAATGCCGTTGTGGTGTTTATAGGCATCGGTGACGTCGCCGGGTATGTTAAGCGGCGCATCGAGGAGGCAATCCACGAGGTTGAATCCGTCGACAACATTCGTGTCGTTACGCCAACCATCCAATCCGGCTGGGAGACTTCGCAGTGGAGGACCGTCGCGCCGAACCTTGGGGAGGACTACAAGATCCCCGCAACGGCCGACGTATTCATGGAGCAGTTCGCTTCTGCCTATATCATGGCGCAACTTAGTGAGCACAGTACCGGCCTGTCATCTGACGAAGGGCTCAAAGCTGACCTAGATAGGGCAACTGAAGGGTTGTTGGAGTCTGATTCATTGACTGTGCTCAAGTGGGCACGTGAGGTCGACATCGACCCGCGAGCTGGTGAGCCAGTCCTCAAGAGCCCGGAGCTGGCTAAAGTGCTCATAGCTTTAGGGCGTCTCGCGGGGAACTCCGCCCGACTCAGCCAGAATCAAGTATTGAACAGCGCTCAGGGCCCAATTGAGTTACTGGTCGCGACTCGTACGGTGCCGGTGCGGCGCCTCGTCCAAGCTGCGGAGTATCGGTTGCATGCCCACGATAACCAGGGGCAGCCTCATCCACGGTTCGTCGTTGCTGGCGGCGTGGGGCCGATCCCGAAGCCCCGGTCACTGCCCAACAACATCATGGGTGAATCGGACGAACGAGACATCGTTGATGGACCTCTTACGTTGGCGCCTGACATTACACATGCGGATGATGTGATCGCGGCGTGA
- a CDS encoding GmrSD restriction endonuclease domain-containing protein: MEQRTAFANDPLNLQSVDGPTNLQKGDGDAATWLPPNKSFRCDYVARQISVNVTLADSFCWYCRSG; the protein is encoded by the coding sequence GTGGAACAGCGCACCGCCTTCGCCAACGACCCGCTGAACCTCCAGTCCGTCGACGGGCCCACCAACCTGCAGAAGGGCGACGGCGACGCCGCCACCTGGCTGCCGCCGAACAAGAGCTTCCGCTGCGATTACGTCGCCCGGCAGATCTCCGTCAACGTCACTTTGGCAGATAGCTTCTGTTGGTACTGCCGGTCTGGGTAG
- a CDS encoding DUF3761 domain-containing protein: MARVLGDCPNETAPTNQKPPATPEPTPAASVATAQDDAPAPESPAQVPVPAPAAPAVPAPAPAPAAPAAPAPAAPAPAPAAPAPVPGGGATALCKDGSLSYSANHGGTCPHHGGIAVW; this comes from the coding sequence ATGGCACGCGTCCTGGGTGACTGCCCGAACGAGACGGCCCCCACCAACCAGAAGCCACCGGCAACACCTGAACCCACCCCTGCCGCCTCGGTCGCCACCGCCCAGGACGACGCACCTGCACCCGAATCACCGGCGCAGGTTCCGGTACCAGCACCTGCCGCGCCCGCGGTACCGGCACCGGCACCGGCTCCTGCAGCGCCAGCGGCACCCGCCCCGGCAGCTCCTGCGCCCGCCCCGGCTGCGCCAGCCCCGGTTCCTGGTGGAGGAGCGACGGCACTGTGCAAGGACGGATCGCTGTCCTACTCGGCAAACCACGGCGGCACATGCCCACACCACGGCGGTATCGCCGTCTGGTAA
- a CDS encoding ATP-binding protein has protein sequence MTSFKPTIDRLRIEAFRGFRDAREFDLSASAVVVTGPNGTGKTSFFDALQWVLLGKIERLEALRSRRNVEHVVNQYRIGVKALVEIDLSLPSGQVMLRRTGDQGGSTLELSQQGGAPLFGEEAEAQLRRIFLPHSELSLHSALTTSGLMQQDVLRSVLEAKPAERYRQLSTVLGLGALEDFEDATKSVAKQAADREGQVRVEHSKLFVALTQAQDRLETAQARLASRPQIDAVRNEVLEKLRATPAGMSLIAANVKLALPDDVRLAATAFGRAADLVDSAHELIRGASQLREGLEDPPSTDTIEALQAAVERATSKKDAAAALRGAAQSALNTARLTAADVAKLAALAVPMLSDNCPVCRQPIDREHVERDLVQRAEATGTLLGLQKSFIERANAFSEASTAASEAAETLAAAEKQAERWRASSAADQAASIAVEALAADVSLVRFDQYSIDFLDSLAVPASEYFRGARRVLHDLLETFDRQNDQNAIERVAAECTSLEAALAAAVVQLATQTARSARLRALAEKTLDARVEVTEKRLRSIQPLVADIFRRLDPHPAFKTVEFELDTYYRRGTTSPLVIDQVAGIAADPLLIFSTSQANIVALSYFIAMSLSMDDSGLPFLLLDDPVQSMDDVNVLGFADLCRHLRGRRQLIVSTHERRLSGLLERKLAPRSEGARTRIIRFTGWDRSGPTVDERDVDGQLLEEPIRVLRRVS, from the coding sequence ATGACGTCCTTTAAGCCCACCATCGACCGACTACGAATTGAAGCGTTTCGCGGTTTTCGTGACGCCCGCGAGTTCGATCTGTCGGCATCTGCAGTTGTCGTCACCGGACCGAACGGAACCGGAAAGACAAGCTTCTTCGATGCGCTGCAATGGGTCTTGCTCGGCAAGATCGAACGTCTTGAAGCTCTTCGCTCACGACGAAACGTCGAGCATGTCGTAAACCAATATCGAATAGGGGTAAAGGCTTTGGTCGAGATCGACCTTAGCCTTCCGTCTGGGCAGGTGATGCTGCGACGTACTGGCGATCAAGGCGGAAGCACTCTTGAACTCAGCCAACAGGGCGGAGCCCCGTTGTTTGGCGAAGAAGCAGAGGCACAGCTTCGACGCATTTTCTTGCCCCACAGCGAATTGTCCCTCCATTCGGCCCTAACCACTTCTGGTCTGATGCAGCAAGACGTGCTGCGGAGCGTGCTGGAAGCCAAGCCGGCGGAACGGTACCGGCAGTTGAGTACAGTTCTCGGTCTTGGCGCGCTAGAGGACTTTGAGGACGCTACGAAATCCGTCGCGAAGCAAGCTGCAGACCGTGAAGGACAAGTTCGGGTTGAACATTCCAAACTATTCGTTGCGCTGACCCAAGCTCAGGACCGACTCGAGACAGCGCAAGCACGATTGGCGAGCCGACCCCAAATCGATGCCGTGCGGAATGAAGTTCTTGAAAAACTGCGGGCAACGCCCGCCGGGATGTCACTAATCGCAGCCAACGTGAAGCTAGCGCTGCCAGACGATGTTCGACTCGCTGCGACAGCGTTTGGTAGGGCGGCCGACCTAGTAGACTCCGCTCACGAGCTCATCCGTGGTGCGTCTCAGCTACGGGAAGGCTTGGAGGATCCTCCTAGCACTGACACGATCGAGGCACTCCAGGCCGCTGTCGAACGAGCGACATCGAAGAAGGACGCGGCCGCAGCCTTACGAGGTGCGGCACAGTCAGCGCTGAACACGGCACGGCTGACCGCTGCCGACGTGGCTAAGTTGGCTGCGCTTGCAGTACCGATGCTTTCGGACAATTGCCCCGTGTGTCGTCAGCCCATCGACCGTGAGCATGTGGAACGTGACCTGGTTCAGCGGGCGGAGGCAACTGGAACCCTCCTAGGACTGCAGAAATCGTTCATCGAGCGTGCGAACGCCTTCAGTGAGGCTTCAACTGCCGCCTCCGAGGCTGCGGAGACGCTTGCCGCAGCGGAGAAACAAGCTGAGCGCTGGCGCGCGTCAAGTGCCGCAGACCAGGCAGCCAGCATCGCCGTCGAAGCTCTCGCAGCAGACGTTTCTCTCGTGAGGTTTGACCAATACTCCATAGACTTTCTTGATTCACTCGCCGTTCCGGCATCGGAATATTTCCGCGGAGCGCGCCGGGTCCTTCACGACCTTTTGGAGACTTTCGATAGGCAAAACGACCAAAACGCAATAGAGCGGGTCGCCGCGGAATGCACGAGTTTGGAAGCTGCACTCGCCGCCGCGGTGGTGCAGTTGGCCACTCAAACTGCCCGTTCCGCGAGGCTCAGGGCACTCGCCGAGAAAACGCTTGATGCCCGAGTTGAAGTCACTGAAAAGCGGCTGCGTTCCATTCAGCCGTTGGTAGCGGACATATTCCGCCGGCTGGATCCGCATCCCGCCTTCAAGACTGTCGAGTTCGAACTAGATACCTACTATCGGAGGGGGACTACGAGCCCCTTGGTGATTGACCAGGTGGCGGGCATAGCTGCCGACCCGCTCCTGATCTTCTCGACGTCGCAGGCCAACATTGTTGCTTTGTCCTATTTCATCGCGATGAGCCTGTCGATGGATGACAGCGGACTACCCTTCCTACTGCTGGATGACCCAGTCCAGTCAATGGATGACGTAAATGTCCTCGGTTTTGCTGACTTGTGTAGGCACCTCAGGGGGCGGCGACAGCTTATTGTGTCTACACATGAGCGGCGACTCTCTGGGTTGCTTGAACGGAAGTTGGCGCCCAGATCTGAAGGCGCTCGGACGAGAATCATCAGGTTTACAGGGTGGGACCGCAGCGGACCCACGGTCGATGAGCGCGACGTCGATGGGCAGTTGCTGGAGGAACCGATTCGGGTACTCCGTCGAGTCAGCTGA
- the istA gene encoding IS21 family transposase yields the protein MADFKAIMTLAVAGRSYDEIVARAGCSRRDVAAAKKMIAAYGFNAGQIGAMSPQEIARLFPDGRKRVTESYERPDFDRVLASMRENRHFTLQQAWSRYLASGAANGGKKYGYSQYCALFAEHARVSDVVATLHHEPGRAMLVDWAGDTLEVVDAVTGEVTAVFLFVAVLPYSGVVFCHGYTDMTSVSWIAAHVAAFSFYGGVPQLVVPDNPATSTHRPKRGESARVLNARYQQLAEHYATGIVPARAKRPRDKAAAESAVNVVNKRVIGYLAEEVFTTVQALNAAIEVRLVEINEQIPRADGSTRWERFTADESGLLQALPADGFDSVEWKQLKVGRNYHVSCDSQHYSVPYTYAGQLLRVRVTSTTVTVFDGDQVVCEHVRRQGRKGQYSTDAAHAPTRHRGIDGLWSKRWFTDRARGFGPATEAVIAGIIDRHAVEAQGYLDCQNILESLGKRNKARLEAACQVLLDTGQGPGTYSTIKRIMATIDSDTKKPRTITPAAATRKPAGGADPGGAAVHVRSAEHYRRGGQGGQG from the coding sequence ATGGCCGATTTCAAGGCCATTATGACCCTGGCCGTTGCTGGTCGCAGCTATGACGAGATCGTCGCGAGGGCGGGGTGTTCACGCCGTGACGTGGCCGCGGCGAAGAAGATGATTGCGGCCTACGGCTTCAACGCAGGACAGATCGGGGCGATGTCCCCGCAGGAGATCGCCCGGTTGTTTCCCGATGGCCGCAAGAGGGTCACGGAGTCATACGAGCGCCCGGACTTCGATCGGGTGCTGGCCTCGATGAGGGAGAACCGGCACTTCACCCTCCAGCAGGCCTGGAGCAGGTATCTGGCCTCGGGCGCCGCGAACGGCGGGAAGAAGTACGGGTATTCACAGTATTGCGCCTTGTTCGCCGAGCATGCCCGGGTGAGCGATGTGGTGGCGACGCTGCACCACGAGCCGGGCCGGGCGATGCTGGTGGACTGGGCCGGGGACACCCTGGAGGTGGTGGACGCGGTCACCGGGGAGGTGACCGCGGTTTTCCTGTTCGTGGCGGTGCTGCCGTATTCCGGGGTGGTGTTCTGCCATGGGTACACGGACATGACATCGGTATCCTGGATTGCCGCCCACGTGGCGGCCTTCTCGTTCTATGGCGGGGTCCCTCAGCTGGTGGTCCCGGATAATCCGGCGACGTCGACCCACCGGCCGAAGCGGGGCGAGTCGGCCCGGGTGCTCAATGCCCGGTACCAGCAGCTGGCGGAGCATTATGCGACGGGGATCGTGCCGGCCCGGGCGAAACGTCCCCGCGACAAGGCTGCGGCCGAGTCGGCGGTGAACGTGGTGAACAAGCGGGTGATCGGTTATCTGGCCGAGGAGGTCTTCACCACGGTGCAGGCCCTGAACGCGGCGATCGAGGTCCGGCTGGTCGAGATCAACGAGCAGATCCCCCGGGCCGATGGCAGCACCCGGTGGGAACGCTTCACCGCCGATGAGTCGGGCCTGCTCCAGGCGCTGCCGGCCGACGGGTTCGACTCGGTGGAATGGAAGCAGCTCAAGGTCGGACGGAATTACCACGTCAGCTGCGATTCCCAGCATTACTCGGTGCCCTACACCTACGCCGGACAGCTGCTGCGGGTCCGGGTCACCTCCACGACGGTGACCGTCTTCGACGGGGACCAGGTCGTCTGCGAGCACGTCCGGCGGCAGGGCCGGAAGGGCCAATATTCCACCGATGCCGCGCATGCCCCGACCCGGCACCGGGGTATCGACGGGCTCTGGTCCAAGCGGTGGTTCACGGACCGGGCCCGGGGCTTCGGGCCGGCCACCGAGGCGGTCATCGCCGGGATCATCGACCGACACGCCGTGGAGGCCCAAGGCTATCTGGACTGCCAGAACATCCTGGAGTCCCTGGGCAAGCGGAACAAGGCCCGCCTGGAGGCAGCCTGCCAGGTCCTGCTCGACACCGGTCAGGGCCCGGGAACCTACAGCACGATCAAGCGGATCATGGCCACCATCGACTCGGACACCAAGAAGCCCAGAACAATCACACCGGCGGCGGCCACCCGCAAACCAGCCGGCGGTGCCGACCCCGGCGGGGCCGCGGTGCACGTGCGCTCGGCCGAGCACTACCGGCGTGGCGGCCAGGGAGGGCAGGGCTGA
- a CDS encoding ATP-binding protein, with product MFTSEDHEKFRTLRIAHLAVRFEELITDEANDEFTPEQIFLSAVDDALQQRRAHRIDKLIRAARFPIPQASVAEINYQEGRGITPVRMKRYAAHQWRQDPTNLLVISPTGGGKTYLACAIGIAACQSGHTVAYTRMDDLARRLVIARGDGIGHQKLLNELSDVDLLVIDDFLTVGIDPEAANDLFAVLANREHRLPTLIASQSGPAYWVEALPDRVAADSIVNRLANNARQLNLGDVDMRQLRDDRARAQPDHWE from the coding sequence ATGTTCACCAGCGAGGACCACGAGAAATTCCGGACCCTGCGCATCGCGCACCTGGCCGTGCGATTCGAGGAACTGATCACCGACGAGGCCAATGACGAGTTCACTCCCGAGCAGATCTTCCTCTCCGCAGTGGACGACGCACTCCAACAGCGCCGGGCCCACCGGATCGACAAGCTCATCCGGGCCGCCAGGTTCCCCATCCCGCAAGCCTCGGTCGCCGAGATCAACTACCAGGAAGGACGCGGGATCACCCCGGTGCGGATGAAGCGCTATGCCGCCCACCAATGGCGCCAGGACCCCACGAACCTGCTGGTCATCTCGCCGACCGGTGGCGGCAAGACCTACCTGGCCTGCGCGATCGGGATCGCCGCCTGCCAGAGCGGACACACCGTCGCCTACACCCGGATGGACGACCTCGCCCGCCGGCTGGTCATCGCCCGCGGTGACGGCATCGGCCACCAGAAGCTCCTCAACGAGCTCTCTGACGTGGATCTGCTGGTCATCGATGACTTCCTCACCGTGGGCATCGACCCCGAAGCGGCGAACGACCTCTTCGCGGTCCTGGCCAACCGAGAACACCGCCTGCCCACGCTCATCGCCTCGCAGTCCGGCCCGGCCTATTGGGTCGAGGCTCTACCGGACCGGGTGGCCGCGGACTCGATTGTGAACCGGCTGGCCAACAACGCCCGCCAACTCAACCTCGGCGACGTGGACATGCGACAGCTCCGCGACGACAGGGCCCGTGCCCAACCGGATCACTGGGAATAG